From one Pecten maximus chromosome 8, xPecMax1.1, whole genome shotgun sequence genomic stretch:
- the LOC117332444 gene encoding uncharacterized protein LOC117332444, whose protein sequence is MARRNMDLMDTQKVSRFLSQHLDRDTAIGSEEIVKVRRLIYHLDEKMTITPGFCRTMFTGSKSEGLDFTSSDNDMMVILDSVIVVQPHDEIPQRDANQTILAMDGTGCRPGYTLLRLKELSANEISNLIMFAMIDCNRSMYLSSRGFIKTLLQPESYQHGPCITISDNGGMEVDHAYCFHCRSWPNDLSDFSYRTKYCVWPPRYLVNRIVKNGCHVVPIGDKQSSLFAMQWRISFASAEKSLVWSFNHVQLKTYALLKMFLRECIERDQSINELLCSYFMKTIVFHAIEHSTPSMWVDDNIVQCFWYCFTILLECVQTGYLPNYFVPTNNMFLSKVTGANRRRLLRVLSRYQCQGYTCLFQCPSLQALPKMIQKSDSMYPLPEDHMVHEIYQDLYVFERLRLYSDTGANSAHALQSINKMFLKCSDDDNLLDVGLLYFIRSITFMSSNSIADLINANGRSNKTVYKQIRRHKRFLHLSSATDVCNGLLSLATFYYNVGSYTKASDLATRVVFACQQRALIYSEAYTEKMCGKGYTLLQKAKRSFVFPYTINAENYKLYPHELDLEAQEIRNSSLKVRDFSDLPPLPYAIFLLVLSTFRLGNIDQSQTILEDLMAVRPNNIYDVCPNPILHNLVGICHQLLGNRRQAILAFEESCRQFPDNLAAAIRIADLRGSREEQKDDTVNYRNVSFQNQSNDIIDDDNEDVIYFHKTLYNIDPVQFVEMSWF, encoded by the coding sequence ATGGCACGCCGTAATATGGATCTAATGGATACACAGAAAGTGTCAAGGTTTCTGTCCCAACATCTTGATCGGGATACAGCCATTGGTTCTGAGGAGATAGTAAAAGTAAGACGTCTAATATATCATTTGGATGAGAAAATGACAATTACGCCTGGGTTTTGTAGGACAATGTTTACTGGTTCTAAATCGGAAGGATTAGATTTTACCAGTTCTGATAACGATATGATGGTGATATTGGATTCAGTGATCGTAGTACAACCACACGATGAGATACCACAGCGAGATGCCAATCAAACTATCTTGGCCATGGACGGCACTGGTTGTAGACCTGGGTACACTTTACTCAGACTTAAAGAACTATCTGCGAATGAGATAAGTAATCTTATCATGTTCGCAATGATAGATTGTAATAGATCCATGTATTTGTCTAGTCGTGGTTTCATCAAAACCTTGTTACAACCAGAAAGTTATCAGCATGGCCCGTGTATAACAATTTCTGACAATGGTGGTATGGAGGTCGACCATGCATACTGTTTCCACTGTCGGTCATGGCCCAATGACCTCAGCGATTTCAGTTATCGTACAAAATACTGTGTTTGGCCACCCAGATATCTGGTCAATCGTATCGTTAAAAATGGTTGCCACGTTGTTCCAATTGGTGACAAACAATCTAGTCTCTTTGCAATGCAATGGCGGATTTCTTTTGCATCAGCCGAAAAATCTCTTGTCTGGTCGTTCAATCACGTACAATTGAAAACGTATGCTTTACTGAAAATGTTCCTGAGAGAGTGCATCGAACGCGATCAGTCGATAAATGAACTGCTCTGTTCCTACTTCATGAAAACAATTGTATTCCATGCGATAGAACACTCCACACCGTCTATGTGGGTGGACGATAACATCGTCCAGTGTTTTTGGTATTGTTTTACTATACTCCTGGAATGTGTACAGACGGGATATCTCCCAAACTACTTTGTACCTACCAACAACATGTTTCTATCTAAAGTAACTGGTGCCAACAGGAGAAGACTACTCCGTGTGCTGAGTAGATACCAGTGTCAGGGATACACTTGTCTGTTTCAGTGTCCGAGTCTTCAGGCTTTAcctaaaatgatacaaaaaagtGATTCCATGTACCCGTTACCAGAAGATCATATGGTTCATGAAATCTATCAAGATTTGTACGTATTTGAACGACTCAGACTTTACTCAGATACGGGTGCAAATAGTGCACATGCCTTAcaatcaataaacaaaatgtttttgaagTGTTCGGACGACGACAACCTTCTCGATGTAGGATTGCTGTATTTCATTCGGAGCATTACCTTCATGTCTAGTAATAGCATTGCAGACCTGATTAATGCCAATGGTAGAAGCAACAAAACTGTCTACAAACAAATCAGGAGGCACAAACGCTTCCTCCACTTGTCGTCAGCCACAGATGTCTGTAATGGGTTGCTATCACTGGCAACGTTTTATTATAATGTTGGATCTTACACTAAAGCTTCTGACTTAGCAACACGAGTGGTGTTCGCCTGTCAACAAAGGGCATTAATTTATTCAGAGGCATACACGGAGAAGATGTGTGGTAAAGGATACACACTACTACAGAAAGCGAAAAGGTCCTTTGTATTTCCATACACTATTAATGCAGAAAACTACAAACTATATCCACATGAATTAGATCTTGAGGCTCAAGAAATCCGAAATAGTTCGTTAAAAGTGAGGGATTTTAGTGATCTTCCACCACTACCGTACGCCATCTTTCTCCTTGTGTTGTCTACCTTCAGACTCGGCAACATCGACCAGTCCCAGACAATCCTCGAGGATCTCATGGCTGTACGGCCCAATAATATCTACGATGTATGTCCCAATCCAATCTTACACAATCTGGTCGGGATATGTCACCAACTGTTAGGGAACAGAAGACAGGCCATCCTAGCGTTTGAGGAGTCATGCAGACAATTTCCTGACAACCTAGCCGCTGCAATCAGAATTGCTGACCTTCGTGGGTCTCGGGAAGAACAAAAAGACGACACAGTGAATTACAGAAATGTTTCGTTTCAGAATCAGAGCAATGACATCATCGACGATGACAATGAAGACGTGATTTACTTCCATAAAACACTGTACAACATTGATCCAGTCCAATTTGTTGAAATGTCTTGGTTTTGA